AACTTTTATTATAATAAGTTTTTACCTACAGCCACTTGATCTTTTTTGGCAGGGGATGCACTCACCAAATATGTTTTTGCATCGCTACGCTTGGTCTTTTTCCATAGTTATCCTATTACTCGCATGTGAGACTCTCTCTCGACTAAAAGAAGTGACTCAAATAAAAGCAGGTTTTGCTTTTATTTTCCTCATTATACTGACATCTCTTCCTTATAGCTTTTCTCAACAATATAATTTTCTACCTTTAACTCTTTTTTTACTTAGTGTTTTTTTATTATTAGGTTATACTATTTCACTATTTTCGTTTAGAAATTCTCAAATCCCATCTACTTTTATTTCTGCTTTCATACTTATCTTTAGCCTTCTTGAATCAGGGTTAAACACCTACTACCAGCTTCAAGGAATTAATAAGGAGTGGGGATTCCCATCACGACAGATATATAATAGTCAATTAAAGGATATTAACAACCTTGTCAACTCTGTGTCAAAAAATAGTCAACCTTTTTTTAGAATGGAAAGGCTACTTCCCCAAACAGGGAACGATAGCATGAAATTTAATTATTACGGCATTTCACAATTTTCCTCTGTAAGAAATAGACTATCTAGTTCTTTATTGGATCGATTGGGATTTCAGTCTAAAGGCACAAATTTAAACCTTAGATACCAAAACAATACTATTATTATGGACAGTCTACTTGGTATAAAATATAATCTTAGCGAAGGACCTCCAAATAAATTTGGATTTACAAAACTAAAAACTAGCGGGAATACTACTCTTTATCAAAATCACTATAGTAGCCCTTTAGCTATATTAACACGTAATGTTTACAAAGATGTCAACCTAAATGTCAATACCCTTGATAACCAAACCAAATTACTTAACCAACTAAGTGGGAAATCTTTAACCTATTTTAACTTACAGCCAGCTCAACTTATTTCTGGTGCTAATCAATTTAACGGACAAATATCTGCACAAGCTTCTGATTATCAAAACTCCGTTACCCTTAATTATCAAATTAACATCCCTAAACATAGTCAACTCTATGTTAGCATACCCAATATTATATTTTCAAATCCTGATGCTAAAGAGATGCGTATTCAGACAGATAATCATAATTTCATATATACTACAGATAACGCTTACTCTTTTTTTGATTTAGGATATTTCGCCGATGCCAAAGTTGCTACATTTTCGTTTGTTTTTCCAAAAAATAAACAAATTAGTTTTAAGGAACCTCATTTTTATAGTTTGTCTATTGAATCTTACCTTGAAGCAATGAATAGCATTAAACAAAAAAATGTTCATACTTACGCTAAAAGTAATACGGTAATCACTGATTATAATTCAAAAACGAAAGGTTCTCTTATTTTTACACTTCCTTACGATAAAGGTTGGTCAGCACAAAAAGATGGGAAAAATCTTCCAGTCAAAAAAGCACAAGGAGGATTTCTATCAGTTACTATTCCTAAAGGAAAGGGACGTGTTATCCTTACCTTTATTCCTAATGGTTTTAAATTAGGGTTATCTCTATCTTGTGTAGGAATTATCGCTTATATGCTTTTGTATAAGTACATAGATATAAAGTCTAAATTACTTTAGTCCGAAAAAATCAGATTTTTTTATCAATTTGGCAAATGAGTCAATATACTAAAAGTATCTCAAGAGCTAGACAAATATTCTAATACTTGAGATGCTTTTATCGATTTTACTAATAAACTCAAATAATATAAAGGTCAGATTTTTCGTGAGGGTTAATGTTAAACTACTCTCTTTCAAAGATTGAAATGACAATAATCATCGCTGATACGATTTCAATCTTTTGACTCCTTACAATAATCTTATATTCATCAGTATTGAATGGGAGACATGCTTTCAAAATGTAAAAAATTAAGCTTCAGTTAATGTTTGTAATTAAACTTAATGTTATCATCTATACAATTAAAGAACAGAACTTCTATTTTAATGCAAAATACAATCCTGTTAGTTCACAATGCTGTATTTAGTGGTTTAATAATTAGTAAATTGAGCATTTGACCTGAGTATCTGTTTTACTAAATAAAAAAATCCTAAGATTATCTTAGGAAATATCTTATCACTCCGGCAGTAGGACTCGAACCTACGACATCATGATTAACAGTCATGCGCTACTACCAACTGAGCTATGCCGGAAAAAGAAAAAAATTGCCAAAATGACAATTGCGATAGTCCGTACGGGATTCGAACCCGTGTTACCGCCGTGAAAAGGCGGTGTCTTAACCCCTTGACCAACGGACCAGAAGTTTTGGAGGATATCTCCTTAACACTCTTACTATTATAGCAGATTGATTTTTTTTGTCTATACTTTTTTAAAAAAAATTTGATTTTTTTTAAACCGCAAGTTGTCAAGTCAAGTGCAACGAGTTCATAGATAACTAGAGTTCCAGAGGTTAAGCTGTTCGGGATAGCTCAAACAGGAATTTTGAGGATTGCTATTGAAGAAGTCGTCTTAGGCGCTCATTGATGGCAGTAATATCATTGTCAAGTTCTTCAGAGGTTAGTGGATTAAGTGAGATTCCTTTAGGGACATATTCTCTGAGGAGACCATTGAAGTTCTCGTTTGTTCCTCTCTCATGTGAAGAATAGGGATGTGCAAAGTAAACGTCAACAGCTTTTAAGTCTGAGAGTAAACTAAACTCAGAACCATTATCCGCTGTGATGGATGCAATAGGATACTGACTGATGAGATGCGTGACAGCACGGTTAATGGTTTGGGACTGCTTGTCTTCTATAGTGCATAGCGTGTCTGGCGCTCTACCAAAGTCAACATAACAGCTTCACTTTTGGTTTTCTTGCCGAGAGCCAAATCAATCTCCCAATGCCCAAATTCAGAACGATCATTAATATATTCTGGACGTTCTTCGATAGATTTACCTAAAGTCTTCTTATTCGTCTTCATGACTTTCTTAGAACGTTTTCTGATACTAACCATCTTAGACAAATCTATTGGTTTCATAGACACGTTGTCTACTATCAGCGAAATAGGCGTTGAAGAAGGTTTGTTTTCCATTCTTATCCTTTACCTGATCTACTGAACCACGTTTTATTTCTCGGCAGATTGTAGAACGGTGACTACCCAGAAGTCGAGCAATCTCAACGGGTTTCTTTCCCATTTTAAGATAAGCAGCAATTTCACCCCGTTCTGTGGCTGAAAGATGAGAATAGGATGATTTTCTGGTAGAATTAATATTAGACATGTTCATCTGCTTTCCATACTGAATTGGGGAATTCTAGTATATCAGACGAACATGTCTTTTTTGTTGTACTTCATTTTATAACGCGGGATATAATGTTATTTTCTAGTTTTTTCAAAATAAATATTGACAGTTTTAGATAATTTTTGTTAAAATGATGTGGTTAAGGTCTCATAGCTCAGCTGGATAGAGCATTCGCCTTCTAAGCGAACGGTCGCAGGTTCGAATCCTGCTGGGATCAAAGATAAAAAAGCACTGTTTTAGTGCTTTTTTTGTATTTACCTTAGTGTATTGAAAAGATAGGATTTAGTACGTCTTTTTTTAATATTTGCTTTTAATTATACCGAACTATTATCTAATAAAGTGGTAAGAGTTAGTTATTCCAGTTCACACTCTCTTACTTATGATAAGGACTGCCTTGTGTAATCATAAAAGCACGATAAATTTGCTCAGTAAGGACTAGACGCATTAACTGATGAGGTAAGGTTAACAATCCAAAACTCATTAGCATATTAGCTCTTTTTTTAATAATTGAATCTAATCCAAGACTCCCACCAATAATAAACGTGATAGTTGAATATCCCTTAACAGTAACCCCTGATATTAATTCACTAAATGTCTCTGAAGGAAACTGTTTTCCTTCAATAGCTAATGCAATTACAAAATCACGTTCCCCAATTTTTTTATGGATTCGCTGAGCTTCTTTACTCATAATCAATTGATTATCAGCAAAACTTGCTTTATCTGGTGTTCTTTCATCAGTTAACTCAATCATTTCGAATTGACAAAAACGGGAAAGTCTTTTTTGATATTCTGAAATACCATCTTTGAGGTATCTTTCTTTTAGTTTTCCAACACAAATTAGTTTCACTTTCATAGCTTAATTGTATCACAAGAACATTACTTTTTACACAATTTATCCACAAGTTATTTTTCTTCAACTACTAATAAAAACCTTTGTACAAAGGTCTTTATTAGTAAAAAGAAAAGTAATCCACAGGCTGTGGATTACTTTTCTTTTTTTTATTTTTAAGGTATAATTAAGCAAAGTTCTATAAGCTATGGACAAATAATTCGGAGGACAAAACATGCCAAGTATGAAACATATCTTAAAATCCTTAAGTATTTTACTAATTGGATTTTTAGGAGGATTAATAGCAATTATTACATTCAATAATCTCTACCCACATTCTCCATCAAAAATAAATTCAGGTAAGGCAACAACTAGTAATATGGTTTTTAACAACACAACCAATACTACTAAAGCTGTCAAAGCTGTTCAAAATGCAGTTGTATCAGTTATTAATTATCAAGATAACCCTTCTTCATCCCTTTCTAACCCTTATACAAAACTCTTTGGAGAAGGGCGTTCAAAAGAGAATAAGGATGCTGAATTATCTATTTTTAGTGAAGGATCTGGGGTCATTTATCGAAAAGATGGCAACTCCGCTTACGTTGTTACTAATAACCATGTTATCGACGGAGCTAAACGAATTGAAATTCTTATGGCAGACGGATCTAAAGTTGTTGGTGAATTAGTTGGAGCTGATACTTATTCGGATTTAGCTGTTGTTAAGATCTCTTCAGATAAGATAAAAACAGTAGCTGAATTTGCAGATTCTACAAAACTAAATGTTGGAGAAGTTGCTATTGCTATCGGCAGCCCACTAGGAACACAATACGCTAATTCTGTTACTCAAGGAATCGTCTCTAGTTTAAGTCGTACTGTAACTTTAAAAAACGAGAATGGTGAGACTGTCTCAACAAATGCTATTCAGACAGATGCTGCTATTAACCCTGGAAACTCTGGTGGACCACTAATTAATATTGAGGGGCAAGTAATCGGAATTAATTCAAGTAAAATTTCTTCTACCCCAACTGGTAGCAACGGTAATAGTGGTGCTGTTGAAGGAATTGGTTTTGCTATCCCATCTACTGATGTTATTAAAATTATTAAACAACTAGAAACTAATGGTGAAGTTATCAGACCTGCTCTTGGAATATCCATGGTCAATTTAAATGACTTATCCACAAATGCTCTTAGTCAAATTAATATTCCAACTAGTGTAACTGGTGGTATTGTAGTAGCAGAAGTTAAGGAAGGAATGCCGGCATCTGGCAAACTTGCTCAGTACGATGTGATTACAGAAATTGATGGCAAAACAGTTAATTCAATTAGTGATTTACAAAGTAGTCTATACGGACACGATATTAATGATACTATTAAAGTAACTTTTTATAGAGGAACTACAAAGAAAAAAGCAGATATCAAATTAACAAAAACTACTCAAGATTTGACTAAAACGCAGTAAACAAGCTACCTAAATACTATTACATTTTATCACATAAAACAGTCCAAAGGACTGTTTTATGTTTCTTATTCTATCCAGGAACTCCCTTATGACAAAAGAATTATTGATAGACCTACCAATTGAAGATATTGTTACAAATCCCTATCAGCCAAGGATACAATTTAATCAAAGAGAACTCCAAGACCTAGCAACTTCTATTAAATCAAACGGCCTCATTCAACCTATTATTGTTCGAAAATCTGACATTTTTGGCTATGAGTTAGTTGCTGGAGAACGACGACTTAAAGCTTCAAAAATGGCTGGTCTAAAAAAAGTTCCAGCTATCATCAAGAAGATCTCCACACTCGAGAGCATGCAACAAGCTATAGTTGAAAATTTACAACGTTCTAACCTTAACGCTATCGAAGAAGCTAAAGCCTATCAGTTATTGGTTGAAAAAAAACACATGACTCACGATGAGATTGCTAAATATATGGGAAAATCAAGACCTTATATTAGCAATACCTTACGTCTGTTACAACTCCCAGCACCTATCATTAAAGCAATTGAAGAAGGAAAAATTAGTGCGGGACACGCGCGTGCTCTTTTAACTTTGAGTGATGATAAGCAACAACTGTACCTCACTCATAAAATACAAAATGAAGGCCTAAGTGTTAGGCAAATTGAGCAACTGGTTACTTCTACTCCAAGTTCGAAGCTATCTAAAAAAACTAAAAATATTTTTGCCACTTCTTTAGAGAAACAATTGGCTAAATCATTGGGACTCTCTGTCAATATGAAGCTGACAGCAAACCATAGTGGGTACCTTCAGATATCTTTTTCCAATGATGATGAATTAAACAGAATTATCAACAAGCTAAAGTAGCTTGTTGATATTCTGT
The genomic region above belongs to Streptococcus pyogenes and contains:
- a CDS encoding YfhO family protein codes for the protein MKNNNKWIIAGLASFLFPLSIIFIILLSMGIYYNSDKTILASDAFHQYVIFAQNFRNIMHGSDSFFYTFTSGLGINFYALMCYYLGSFFSPLLFFFNLTSMPDAIYLFTLIKFGLIGLAACYSFHRLYPKISAFLMISISVFYSLMSFLTSQMELNSWLDVFILLPLVILGLNKLITENKTRTYYLSISLLFIQNYYFGYMIALFCILYALVCLLRLNDFNKMFIAFVRFTAVSICAALTSALVILPTYLDLSTYGENLSPIKQLVTNNAWFLDIPAKLSIGVYDTTKFNALPMIYVGLFPLMLSVIYFTLESIPLKIKLANACLLTFIIISFYLQPLDLFWQGMHSPNMFLHRYAWSFSIVILLLACETLSRLKEVTQIKAGFAFIFLIILTSLPYSFSQQYNFLPLTLFLLSVFLLLGYTISLFSFRNSQIPSTFISAFILIFSLLESGLNTYYQLQGINKEWGFPSRQIYNSQLKDINNLVNSVSKNSQPFFRMERLLPQTGNDSMKFNYYGISQFSSVRNRLSSSLLDRLGFQSKGTNLNLRYQNNTIIMDSLLGIKYNLSEGPPNKFGFTKLKTSGNTTLYQNHYSSPLAILTRNVYKDVNLNVNTLDNQTKLLNQLSGKSLTYFNLQPAQLISGANQFNGQISAQASDYQNSVTLNYQINIPKHSQLYVSIPNIIFSNPDAKEMRIQTDNHNFIYTTDNAYSFFDLGYFADAKVATFSFVFPKNKQISFKEPHFYSLSIESYLEAMNSIKQKNVHTYAKSNTVITDYNSKTKGSLIFTLPYDKGWSAQKDGKNLPVKKAQGGFLSVTIPKGKGRVILTFIPNGFKLGLSLSCVGIIAYMLLYKYIDIKSKLL
- the rlmH gene encoding 23S rRNA (pseudouridine(1915)-N(3))-methyltransferase RlmH is translated as MKVKLICVGKLKERYLKDGISEYQKRLSRFCQFEMIELTDERTPDKASFADNQLIMSKEAQRIHKKIGERDFVIALAIEGKQFPSETFSELISGVTVKGYSTITFIIGGSLGLDSIIKKRANMLMSFGLLTLPHQLMRLVLTEQIYRAFMITQGSPYHK
- a CDS encoding S1C family serine protease encodes the protein MPSMKHILKSLSILLIGFLGGLIAIITFNNLYPHSPSKINSGKATTSNMVFNNTTNTTKAVKAVQNAVVSVINYQDNPSSSLSNPYTKLFGEGRSKENKDAELSIFSEGSGVIYRKDGNSAYVVTNNHVIDGAKRIEILMADGSKVVGELVGADTYSDLAVVKISSDKIKTVAEFADSTKLNVGEVAIAIGSPLGTQYANSVTQGIVSSLSRTVTLKNENGETVSTNAIQTDAAINPGNSGGPLINIEGQVIGINSSKISSTPTGSNGNSGAVEGIGFAIPSTDVIKIIKQLETNGEVIRPALGISMVNLNDLSTNALSQINIPTSVTGGIVVAEVKEGMPASGKLAQYDVITEIDGKTVNSISDLQSSLYGHDINDTIKVTFYRGTTKKKADIKLTKTTQDLTKTQ
- a CDS encoding ParB/RepB/Spo0J family partition protein, giving the protein MTKELLIDLPIEDIVTNPYQPRIQFNQRELQDLATSIKSNGLIQPIIVRKSDIFGYELVAGERRLKASKMAGLKKVPAIIKKISTLESMQQAIVENLQRSNLNAIEEAKAYQLLVEKKHMTHDEIAKYMGKSRPYISNTLRLLQLPAPIIKAIEEGKISAGHARALLTLSDDKQQLYLTHKIQNEGLSVRQIEQLVTSTPSSKLSKKTKNIFATSLEKQLAKSLGLSVNMKLTANHSGYLQISFSNDDELNRIINKLK